A single region of the Brassica rapa cultivar Chiifu-401-42 chromosome A03, CAAS_Brap_v3.01, whole genome shotgun sequence genome encodes:
- the LOC103857335 gene encoding PTI1-like tyrosine-protein kinase 2 isoform X2, which produces MMTIISKLNGSNLMVCNNKAKPQAVAKPEAPKEALPIEVPPLSVEEVEEKTDNFGSKSLIGEGSYGRVYYATLSDGKAVALKKLDVAPEAETNTEFLSQVSMVSRLKHENFIQLVGYCVDENLRVLAYEFATMGSLHDVLHGRKGVQGAQPGPTLDWITRVKIAVEAARGLEYLHEKVQPPVIHRDVRSSNVLLFEDYQAKVADFNLSNQAPDNAARLHSTRVLGTFGYHAPEYAMTGQLTQKSDVYSFGVVLLELLTGRKPVDHTMPRGQQSLVTWATPRLSEDKVKQCVDPKLKGEYPPKSVAKLAAVAALCVQYESEFRPNMSIVVKALQPLLKPPAPAPVPES; this is translated from the exons ATGATGACCATCATCTCAAAACTCAATGGCAGCAACCTGATGGTATGTAAT AATAAGGCAAAACCACAAGCTGTTGCAAAGCCTGAGGCGCCCAAGGAAGCACTCCCCATTGAAGTTCCTCCCTTGTCTGTGgaagaggttgaagagaagACTGACAATTTCGGATCAAAGTCGCTCATTGGTGAGGGATCTTACGGAAGGGTGTATTACGCTACTCTCAGCGATGGTAAAGCAGTTGCTTTGAAGAAACTCGATGTTGCCCCTGAAGCTGAGACAAACACCGAGTTCTTGAGTCAG GTTTCAATGGTTTCAAGACTGAAGCATGAGAACTTCATTCAGCTGGTGGGTTATTGCGTCGATGAGAACCTCCGTGTTCTTGCTTACGAGTTTGCAACGATGGGATCGCTCCACGACGTCCTACACGGTAGAAAGGGAGTGCAAGGCGCGCAGCCAGGTCCAACGCTTGACTGGATAACGAGGGTGAAGATAGCCGTTGAGGCGGCTAGGGGTTTAGAGTACCTTCACGAGAAGGTTCAGCCTCCTGTTATACACAGAGACGTGAGATCTAGCAACGTGCTTCTCTTTGAAGACTATCAAGCGAAAGTTGCTGATTTCAATCTCTCGAATCAAGCTCCTGATAATGCTGCTCGTCTTCACTCTACAAGAGTCTTGGGAACCTTTGGCTATCACGCTCCAGA ATATGCTATGACGGGACAGTTGACACAGAAGAGTGATGTGTATAGCTTTGGGGTTGTGCTTCTTGAGCTTTTGACAGGGAGGAAACCTGTGGATCACACAATGCCACGTGGCCAACAGAGTCTTGTAACCTGG GCTACACCGAGACTGAGTGAAGATAAAGTGAAGCAGTGTGTTGATCCAAAGCTAAAAGGAGAGTATCCTCCTAAGTCAGTAGCTAAG CTAGCAGCGGTGGCAGCATTGTGTGTGCAATATGAATCAGAGTTTAGACCGAATATGAGTATCGTTGTGAAAGCTTTGCAGCCACTTCTCAAACCTCCAGCGCCGGCCCCTGTACCTGAGTCTTGA
- the LOC103857335 gene encoding PTI1-like tyrosine-protein kinase 2 isoform X1 codes for MPRWICCGGHRRGDSDISNDDHHLKTQWQQPDANKAKPQAVAKPEAPKEALPIEVPPLSVEEVEEKTDNFGSKSLIGEGSYGRVYYATLSDGKAVALKKLDVAPEAETNTEFLSQVSMVSRLKHENFIQLVGYCVDENLRVLAYEFATMGSLHDVLHGRKGVQGAQPGPTLDWITRVKIAVEAARGLEYLHEKVQPPVIHRDVRSSNVLLFEDYQAKVADFNLSNQAPDNAARLHSTRVLGTFGYHAPEYAMTGQLTQKSDVYSFGVVLLELLTGRKPVDHTMPRGQQSLVTWATPRLSEDKVKQCVDPKLKGEYPPKSVAKLAAVAALCVQYESEFRPNMSIVVKALQPLLKPPAPAPVPES; via the exons ATGCCCAGGTGGATCTGTTGTGGTGGACATAGACGAGGAGATTCTGATATATCAAATGATGACCATCATCTCAAAACTCAATGGCAGCAACCTGATG CAAATAAGGCAAAACCACAAGCTGTTGCAAAGCCTGAGGCGCCCAAGGAAGCACTCCCCATTGAAGTTCCTCCCTTGTCTGTGgaagaggttgaagagaagACTGACAATTTCGGATCAAAGTCGCTCATTGGTGAGGGATCTTACGGAAGGGTGTATTACGCTACTCTCAGCGATGGTAAAGCAGTTGCTTTGAAGAAACTCGATGTTGCCCCTGAAGCTGAGACAAACACCGAGTTCTTGAGTCAG GTTTCAATGGTTTCAAGACTGAAGCATGAGAACTTCATTCAGCTGGTGGGTTATTGCGTCGATGAGAACCTCCGTGTTCTTGCTTACGAGTTTGCAACGATGGGATCGCTCCACGACGTCCTACACGGTAGAAAGGGAGTGCAAGGCGCGCAGCCAGGTCCAACGCTTGACTGGATAACGAGGGTGAAGATAGCCGTTGAGGCGGCTAGGGGTTTAGAGTACCTTCACGAGAAGGTTCAGCCTCCTGTTATACACAGAGACGTGAGATCTAGCAACGTGCTTCTCTTTGAAGACTATCAAGCGAAAGTTGCTGATTTCAATCTCTCGAATCAAGCTCCTGATAATGCTGCTCGTCTTCACTCTACAAGAGTCTTGGGAACCTTTGGCTATCACGCTCCAGA ATATGCTATGACGGGACAGTTGACACAGAAGAGTGATGTGTATAGCTTTGGGGTTGTGCTTCTTGAGCTTTTGACAGGGAGGAAACCTGTGGATCACACAATGCCACGTGGCCAACAGAGTCTTGTAACCTGG GCTACACCGAGACTGAGTGAAGATAAAGTGAAGCAGTGTGTTGATCCAAAGCTAAAAGGAGAGTATCCTCCTAAGTCAGTAGCTAAG CTAGCAGCGGTGGCAGCATTGTGTGTGCAATATGAATCAGAGTTTAGACCGAATATGAGTATCGTTGTGAAAGCTTTGCAGCCACTTCTCAAACCTCCAGCGCCGGCCCCTGTACCTGAGTCTTGA